Proteins from one Archocentrus centrarchus isolate MPI-CPG fArcCen1 chromosome 8, fArcCen1, whole genome shotgun sequence genomic window:
- the LOC115785201 gene encoding GTPase IMAP family member 9-like — translation MDTRKKGGAIELRLMVVGSSGPSQFLLTNAILGSEVFSKDVSSLSGSTKNNGELAGRRVAVINGPNIYDKDISKVKRKMELRRSKCLCIPGPHAFLVAFDLEKISPNDMRTSRLMRGRFGRHCLRHAMVLLAHEGNQDRAALEDRVKKRDWHLRELIEKYGGRFHLFNKNWRDRSQDRELLKKIELMVASLGGGYFSSKTFQKAEECVKKEENKLRKQRAAEIEKAWTEMEKQYMEEELYFQKDAYTATIGAEIRAQAEINNSWLRKSLARGLGTGFVVGAVMGALAGSIEGPGGMVLYGIIGGAVGGSAGGTAQVAIKHMDNRMAPTARLNFNSIFINRFFAAPRM, via the coding sequence gtgGTGCCATAGAATTGAGGCTTATGGTGGTCGGTAGCAGTGGACCTTCTCAGTTCCTGCTAACCAACGCCATACTTGGGAGCGAGGTGTTTTCTAAGGATGTCAGCAGCCTTTCTGGCAGCACAAAGAACAATGGTGAGCTGGCTGGTAGACGAGTGGCAGTGATCAATGGACCAAACATCTACGATAAGGATATATCTAAAGTCAAGAGGAAGATGGAGCTGAGAAGGTCAAAGTGCTTATGTATACCTGGTCCCCATGCCtttcttgttgcctttgacCTGGAGAAAATCTCCCCCAATGACATGAGAACCTCCAGACTGATGAGGGGACGCTTTGGAAGACACTGTCTGAGACACGCCATGGTCCTCCTGGCACATGAAGGAAATCAGGATAGAGCTGCCTTGGAAGACAGGGTGAAGAAGAGAGACTGGCATCTGAGAGAACTGATCGAGAAGTACGGCGGACGCTTTCACCTTTTCAACAAGAACTGGAGAGACCGAAGCCAAGACAGAGAGCTGCTGAAGAAAATAGAGTTAATGGTTGCCTCATTAGGTGGGGGCTACTTCTCCAGCAAAACTTTCCAGAAGGCCGAGGAGTGCGTAAAGAAGGAGGAGAATAAGCTTAGGAAGCAGCGGGCAGCAGAGATAGAGAAGGCATGGACTGAGATGGAGAAGCAATACATGGAGGAGGAGCTGTATTTCCAGAAGGATGCCTATACGGCCACTATTGGTGCAGAGATCAGAGCTCAAGCAGAGATCAACAACAGCTGGCTCAGAAAGTCTCTAGCAAGAGGCCTGGGGACGGGTTTTGTTGTGGGGGCTGTGATGGGTGCTCTTGCTGGGTCTATAGAGGGCCCCGGAGGGATGGTTCTTTATGGTATCATaggtggtgcagtgggtggATCAGCGGGGGGAACAGCACAGGTGGCAATAAAGCATATGGACAACAGAATGGCCCCGACTGCCAGACTCAACTTCAATTCAATCTTTATCAACCGCTTCTTTGCAGCTCCTCGTATGTGA